From Leptospira sp. WS58.C1, one genomic window encodes:
- a CDS encoding GGDEF domain-containing protein yields the protein MKLRRYLSEDFSYSRSGEIRRLRTLDNDKSIRILSIFALIVSCLLLAQNFLSPGTPSGGQVQFLYGLSFGSSALFSSLMLAVLALNDGKGKKLSYLAMIVYVGLLTLTTTFATLVDQYHTSDYSAFCFGLLLLPLFLRASFVTYLTIVFINLFFFSLGYSYIIERELTFSVITPIFAFSIASIGTAINVEGTRLKSNLLQLQLEESNKNLKELSHKDSLTGLFNRRHLMESLNTLLAASKRYDFPLSVLLLDLDHFKKANDSLGHQVGDKLLATIGRLLSGLVRDCDVAARYGGEEFCVVLSNTNIEGAKFVAERIRVRIETETFEEIPWTITVSIGVATRDNDETPEDFLKAADKKLYESKAAGRNRVSA from the coding sequence ATGAAACTCAGAAGATATCTTTCGGAAGACTTTTCTTATTCTAGATCCGGGGAAATCCGTAGACTTCGGACCCTAGACAATGATAAGTCGATCAGGATCTTAAGTATTTTCGCTCTTATTGTGTCTTGTCTTCTTCTTGCGCAAAATTTCCTTTCACCGGGGACACCTAGCGGTGGGCAAGTCCAATTTTTGTACGGTTTGAGCTTTGGAAGTTCTGCATTATTCTCAAGTTTAATGCTGGCTGTCCTAGCGCTAAATGATGGGAAGGGTAAAAAACTTTCCTATTTAGCAATGATAGTCTACGTGGGACTACTCACATTAACCACCACTTTTGCGACATTAGTGGACCAGTACCACACCTCCGACTACTCCGCTTTTTGTTTCGGATTACTTCTTCTTCCGCTATTTCTTCGGGCAAGTTTTGTGACCTACCTGACGATTGTATTTATCAACTTGTTTTTCTTTTCGTTGGGGTATTCTTATATAATAGAAAGGGAATTAACTTTCTCAGTAATAACCCCCATCTTCGCGTTCTCCATAGCAAGTATAGGAACGGCAATCAATGTCGAAGGCACCCGCTTAAAAAGTAACCTTCTACAATTACAACTAGAAGAATCCAATAAAAATCTGAAAGAGTTATCTCATAAGGATTCCTTAACCGGACTTTTTAATAGAAGGCATTTAATGGAATCTTTAAATACCCTTTTAGCCGCATCCAAAAGATATGATTTTCCTTTGTCGGTACTTCTTCTCGATTTGGACCATTTTAAAAAGGCGAACGATTCTTTGGGGCACCAAGTGGGAGACAAACTACTAGCTACAATCGGAAGATTATTATCCGGATTAGTGAGAGATTGTGATGTAGCTGCCCGTTACGGGGGAGAAGAATTCTGCGTTGTACTTTCCAACACGAATATTGAAGGAGCGAAATTCGTCGCGGAGAGGATCCGGGTTAGAATCGAAACTGAGACCTTCGAAGAGATCCCTTGGACGATTACCGTAAGTATCGGCGTAGCAACCAGAGACAATGACGAGACTCCGGAAGATTTCCTAAAAGCAGCAGATAAGAAATTATACGAATCAAAGGCCGCCGGAAGGAACAGAGTTTCCGCTTAG
- a CDS encoding MFS transporter gives MESVASVPRKKIVRHELFLILLLASIQFTNIMDFMIMFPLQDYFLKQFQIDTAMFSFVLSSYSFAAAIAALIGANFIDRFNRKSAAIFLYIGFLVGTALCAVANTYSFLLFARITAGIFGGMISGVILSIIGDVFPIEKRGKAMGGVMGAFSAASVLGVPSGIRIAMSSGWNYTFAFIVVLGLPILVLAILYLPSLPSKMEKQKMADFSQLINVLSKRDHLVALAFFMSVILGGFTVVTSIAVFMERNMGFSKTQVSHIYEIGGICTFVSSWIVGFLSDKFGKHKIFLILVLLALLPILAITHLPKDLPVYMALGVTTVFMVLVSGRVIPSMAMLTSAIRPEVRGSFMSVNSSLQSVATGIGALLAGAILIQLPNGTFERFDVVGYFAVGFNLLALYLSRKVKIVS, from the coding sequence ATGGAATCGGTAGCTTCAGTTCCTCGGAAAAAAATAGTTCGTCATGAATTATTCCTGATCCTGCTTCTTGCGAGTATTCAGTTCACGAATATCATGGATTTTATGATCATGTTCCCGCTTCAGGATTATTTTCTGAAGCAGTTCCAGATCGATACTGCAATGTTTTCTTTCGTTCTTTCTTCTTACTCATTTGCAGCTGCGATCGCGGCTTTGATCGGAGCGAATTTTATTGATCGTTTTAATCGTAAGTCCGCCGCTATCTTTTTATATATAGGTTTTTTGGTAGGAACTGCGCTTTGTGCGGTTGCAAATACGTATTCTTTCCTTCTTTTTGCAAGGATCACGGCCGGGATTTTCGGGGGAATGATCAGCGGAGTTATTCTTTCTATAATAGGTGACGTTTTTCCGATTGAAAAGAGAGGGAAGGCAATGGGCGGGGTAATGGGAGCTTTCTCGGCAGCCTCGGTTTTAGGAGTTCCTTCGGGTATCCGAATTGCCATGAGTTCCGGTTGGAATTATACATTTGCGTTTATCGTGGTCCTCGGCCTTCCGATCTTAGTTCTGGCCATTTTATATTTACCTAGCCTTCCTTCTAAAATGGAAAAGCAGAAGATGGCGGATTTCAGCCAGCTGATCAATGTACTTTCGAAAAGGGATCATTTGGTGGCACTGGCGTTTTTTATGAGTGTGATCTTGGGAGGATTTACTGTCGTAACTTCGATAGCCGTTTTTATGGAAAGGAATATGGGCTTTTCCAAAACTCAAGTCAGCCATATCTACGAGATCGGAGGGATCTGTACTTTCGTTTCTTCTTGGATTGTAGGATTTCTGTCTGATAAATTTGGAAAACATAAGATCTTTTTGATCCTTGTGCTTCTCGCCTTGTTACCTATTCTTGCAATTACCCATTTGCCTAAGGATTTGCCGGTGTACATGGCCCTCGGAGTTACGACAGTTTTTATGGTCTTAGTATCCGGTCGGGTGATTCCCTCTATGGCGATGTTAACTTCTGCCATCCGCCCGGAAGTGAGGGGAAGTTTCATGTCTGTGAATTCCAGTTTACAAAGTGTGGCCACAGGTATCGGAGCACTTCTCGCGGGTGCAATCCTGATTCAGTTGCCAAATGGAACTTTCGAAAGATTTGATGTAGTCGGCTACTTTGCGGTCGGTTTTAATCTTCTCGCTCTCTATCTTTCCAGAAAGGTGAAAATAGTTTCCTAA
- a CDS encoding patatin-like phospholipase family protein: MKRALVLSGGGARGAYHAGVLKYLEEIGFKPDIVCGTSVGAITASALGCGMDAARIVQLWKSIEIQKVMKYSIWNDFLDLIFRRFSPLADTTPLKYLLYSQLDFRNIRNNPMEIIITAVNILTAELVFFGNKDIDIEHVMASSAIPLIFPWQYVDGKPHWDGGVMANVPILPAVERGAKEIVVVLLSPVGGVNMGLPRSRRDGLERVFELSLIGSFQTIMANLQYQKKQKDNKKKGFTKSLLSFSEPEKTDYKIRVIGPRTSLGFGSILNFSQVQADYLISRGYEDAKIQFGED, translated from the coding sequence ATGAAGCGGGCTTTGGTTTTATCCGGTGGGGGCGCTCGAGGGGCGTATCATGCCGGGGTCCTAAAATATTTAGAAGAAATCGGATTTAAACCGGATATAGTCTGCGGGACTTCCGTCGGAGCGATCACTGCTTCCGCCTTAGGATGCGGTATGGACGCTGCCAGGATTGTACAACTTTGGAAATCCATCGAAATCCAAAAAGTGATGAAATATTCCATCTGGAACGATTTTCTGGACTTGATCTTTCGAAGGTTTTCTCCTCTTGCAGATACAACTCCGCTAAAATATTTACTCTACTCTCAATTAGATTTTCGTAATATTCGAAATAATCCGATGGAGATCATCATCACTGCGGTGAATATACTTACCGCCGAGCTGGTTTTTTTCGGAAACAAGGACATAGATATAGAACATGTAATGGCTTCTTCTGCCATACCCTTGATCTTCCCTTGGCAGTATGTGGATGGAAAACCTCATTGGGACGGCGGGGTGATGGCGAATGTTCCGATCCTCCCTGCTGTAGAAAGAGGCGCAAAAGAGATCGTGGTTGTATTATTGTCTCCTGTGGGAGGAGTGAATATGGGACTTCCGCGGAGCAGAAGGGACGGGCTTGAGAGAGTTTTTGAACTTTCTTTGATCGGGTCCTTCCAGACCATCATGGCGAACTTGCAATACCAAAAAAAACAAAAGGATAATAAGAAGAAAGGATTCACAAAATCATTATTATCCTTTTCCGAACCCGAAAAAACGGATTATAAGATCAGAGTCATCGGTCCGAGGACTTCTCTCGGTTTCGGAAGTATATTAAATTTCTCTCAAGTGCAAGCGGACTATCTGATTAGCCGTGGATACGAAGACGCGAAGATTCAATTCGGGGAAGATTAA
- a CDS encoding cellulase family glycosylhydrolase — MLEIKVEDGNFIDSEGYILQLRGVNLSGSSKLPFKPDGTTHFDQSLTFHDHRKVSFVGRPLEEKEAGEHLDRLKKWGFNFLRFLVTWEAVEHLGPGKYDQAYLDYIERMVALADKKGFYVFMDPHQDVWSRFTGGDGAPGWTLEEVGMNIENIKDSDTAIVHHFQGRNYRRMSWPLNYQKYACATMFTLFFGGKTFAPKLSIRGKNVETFLQDHYIEAMCRIAKKVSKYKNVLGFDSLNEPSPGWIGKKNIGEFSGLGFGKVLSTSPFQEMFLSEGRTVRANNAYMLGFTGFNLGKTKLNPKSVPLWQEGKHCIWRQHGVWDYDPNGAPMLLRPDYFNKYRGRKIEFYPEFMLPFIKRFKTRIQSVQKKFSIFIESDPGSLELDWNEKPKKGEGTVINATHWYDVSVLMFKRYIPWFGVHIFKQIPIFGKKNVEKAYEDTIRMIKEVSIKKMNNCPTVVGETGIPMDMNGRLAFKTKNYSHLEASLDRIITSIEKNFVHYTLWNYTPDNTHSLGDRWNEEDLSLYSLDTPKSIDEDGGRAVRAFSRPYPIRTKGNPEAISFDMEKSMFKYSFRKEGDEIPVAEIFLPEIHYGKGFEVLVNAGSWKYESKKRILTFKGEKSVSYYGITIFPTKK; from the coding sequence ATGCTGGAAATCAAGGTAGAAGACGGGAATTTTATAGATTCGGAAGGGTATATTCTCCAATTGAGAGGAGTGAACTTATCTGGAAGTTCCAAACTTCCATTCAAACCGGATGGGACGACACATTTCGATCAGTCTTTAACATTTCACGATCATCGAAAAGTTTCATTTGTTGGTAGGCCTTTAGAGGAGAAGGAAGCCGGCGAACATTTGGATCGTTTGAAGAAGTGGGGATTCAACTTTCTTCGCTTCCTCGTAACCTGGGAAGCAGTGGAGCATTTAGGCCCAGGCAAGTACGACCAAGCATATCTAGATTATATCGAAAGAATGGTGGCGCTTGCCGACAAAAAAGGGTTCTACGTTTTTATGGATCCGCACCAGGACGTTTGGTCCAGATTCACAGGGGGAGATGGCGCCCCAGGTTGGACCTTGGAAGAAGTCGGAATGAACATCGAGAATATTAAAGATTCCGATACTGCAATCGTTCATCATTTCCAGGGCAGGAATTATAGAAGAATGTCCTGGCCATTAAACTACCAGAAATATGCCTGTGCTACGATGTTCACCTTATTCTTCGGAGGAAAAACATTCGCGCCTAAACTTTCTATTCGCGGCAAGAACGTAGAAACCTTTTTACAAGATCATTATATAGAAGCGATGTGTCGTATAGCGAAGAAGGTTTCGAAATATAAAAACGTCCTTGGATTCGATTCCTTAAACGAACCTTCTCCCGGATGGATCGGCAAAAAAAATATAGGGGAATTTTCCGGATTAGGTTTCGGTAAAGTTCTGAGTACTTCTCCTTTCCAAGAAATGTTCTTGTCCGAAGGTAGAACGGTTAGAGCAAACAACGCTTATATGCTCGGCTTTACCGGGTTTAATTTAGGAAAAACAAAGTTAAATCCGAAGTCGGTCCCTCTATGGCAGGAAGGAAAACATTGTATCTGGAGACAACATGGAGTTTGGGATTACGATCCGAATGGCGCTCCTATGCTCCTTCGCCCCGATTATTTTAATAAATATAGAGGAAGGAAGATAGAATTTTACCCGGAGTTCATGCTTCCTTTTATCAAAAGATTTAAGACTAGAATACAATCCGTTCAGAAAAAATTCTCCATCTTCATCGAATCGGATCCGGGAAGTTTAGAATTAGATTGGAATGAAAAACCGAAAAAAGGAGAAGGAACGGTAATCAACGCGACTCATTGGTACGATGTTTCTGTTTTGATGTTTAAACGTTATATTCCTTGGTTCGGAGTTCATATCTTTAAACAGATCCCAATATTCGGAAAAAAGAATGTAGAGAAGGCCTACGAAGATACAATCCGAATGATCAAAGAAGTTTCAATAAAGAAGATGAATAACTGTCCTACGGTGGTCGGAGAAACAGGTATCCCGATGGATATGAACGGACGTTTGGCGTTCAAAACGAAAAATTATTCTCATTTGGAAGCTTCTCTCGATCGTATCATCACTTCGATCGAGAAAAATTTCGTACATTATACACTCTGGAATTACACTCCTGACAATACCCATAGCTTGGGAGATCGATGGAATGAAGAAGATCTTTCACTTTATTCTTTGGACACTCCTAAAAGTATAGATGAAGATGGGGGAAGAGCAGTTAGAGCATTCTCCAGGCCGTATCCGATCCGAACCAAAGGAAACCCGGAAGCTATCAGTTTTGATATGGAAAAATCCATGTTTAAATATTCTTTCAGAAAAGAAGGGGATGAAATTCCAGTAGCAGAGATCTTTCTCCCCGAAATACATTACGGAAAAGGTTTCGAAGTACTAGTAAATGCAGGAAGCTGGAAGTACGAATCCAAAAAAAGGATACTGACCTTCAAGGGAGAAAAGTCCGTGTCCTATTACGGTATAACTATCTTCCCGACTAAAAAATAA
- a CDS encoding TIGR04454 family lipoprotein — protein sequence MKNTFFSILTILIFAGLISCGGAKVSQAECDPVVNELISNLSVGQTPEQTEKLKAMQGQISAHLLKECMTGKYDLTCLKSSKTLAALATCKK from the coding sequence ATGAAAAACACGTTTTTTTCGATCCTTACGATTCTAATTTTTGCAGGTCTTATTTCTTGCGGCGGAGCGAAAGTAAGCCAAGCAGAATGTGATCCAGTTGTTAACGAATTGATTTCCAATCTTTCCGTTGGTCAAACTCCAGAGCAGACTGAAAAATTGAAAGCTATGCAAGGTCAAATTTCCGCTCATCTACTTAAAGAGTGTATGACTGGTAAATACGATCTTACTTGTTTAAAATCTTCTAAAACACTTGCGGCTCTCGCTACTTGTAAGAAGTAA
- a CDS encoding RNA polymerase sigma factor, giving the protein MASRKDFMETLYRESNGRIFDFLYKYTGNPETASDLMQDTFLNFFKKYSNSDLNKEQALKLLYTIARNRSINYAKKFSTVKESGTDDMGSYREEGQSFVRKTELSDLETRLMDCLDDLEEGERYALVLKNLEKYTLADIADIMGISVATASRLVVKATGKLIEIAKNKQILPME; this is encoded by the coding sequence ATGGCATCCCGAAAAGATTTTATGGAAACCCTGTATAGGGAATCCAACGGGAGAATTTTTGATTTCTTGTATAAGTATACCGGAAATCCGGAAACCGCCTCTGACCTAATGCAGGATACCTTTCTTAATTTTTTTAAGAAGTATTCCAATTCTGACTTAAACAAAGAGCAAGCCCTAAAGCTGTTGTATACCATCGCAAGAAATCGATCGATCAACTATGCCAAGAAGTTCTCCACGGTAAAAGAATCTGGGACGGACGATATGGGAAGTTATCGGGAAGAAGGGCAGAGTTTTGTAAGAAAGACCGAACTTTCCGATTTGGAAACCAGGTTGATGGATTGTTTGGACGACTTAGAAGAAGGAGAAAGATACGCTTTAGTATTAAAGAATTTAGAAAAATACACGTTGGCTGATATTGCGGATATCATGGGGATCTCGGTTGCGACTGCATCCAGATTGGTTGTAAAGGCGACCGGAAAGCTCATAGAGATCGCAAAAAACAAACAAATTCTGCCGATGGAATAA
- a CDS encoding FecR domain-containing protein, with protein MDENFEHKIRKAIEGEKNEYSSSIEKLSDMLSKSWVSPPVHISFEEIYEKAQTSKVISFNKPLLYTLASAAAILIGAFSFIVLQNSKVTPVKTEFGISITKIIGKGYLFSPDSEKLLALNEGESVGSGQILKTEQDSKLFLNIAKGEGMILEESTELEIMKEGKQSFRLRNGSILVHLHKNLKKDEFRIITETGLVEVRGTKFEVREKPKEGTIVSVLEGRVAAKSSSEPNRGEQVLEPGQKIRLEAKGFQRTFLTSAEQKELGFKFSELQVDEIPRNSEKSFSNKDDLFNEYQRLERVILSNGERLEGVIVDMDENFMYLQTLEKEIKIQRDSVMEVIQLR; from the coding sequence ATGGACGAAAATTTCGAACATAAAATACGAAAGGCGATCGAAGGAGAGAAGAACGAATACAGCTCTTCTATCGAAAAATTGTCCGACATGCTTTCCAAATCTTGGGTGAGTCCTCCTGTACATATTTCTTTCGAGGAAATTTACGAAAAGGCCCAAACTTCTAAGGTTATTAGCTTTAACAAACCGTTATTATATACTCTTGCTTCTGCAGCTGCGATATTGATCGGAGCATTCAGCTTTATTGTTTTACAAAATTCTAAAGTTACTCCCGTAAAGACCGAGTTCGGAATATCTATAACTAAAATTATCGGAAAAGGATACTTATTCTCTCCTGATTCAGAAAAACTTTTGGCCTTAAACGAAGGTGAGTCGGTAGGTTCCGGCCAAATCTTGAAGACAGAACAGGATTCTAAACTTTTCTTAAACATTGCAAAGGGAGAAGGTATGATCTTGGAAGAATCTACGGAACTCGAGATCATGAAAGAAGGAAAACAATCTTTCCGACTTCGCAACGGTAGTATCTTAGTCCATCTACATAAGAACCTGAAAAAGGACGAATTTAGGATCATTACCGAAACAGGTTTGGTAGAAGTCAGAGGAACAAAATTCGAAGTCAGAGAAAAGCCGAAAGAAGGAACGATCGTCTCCGTTTTGGAAGGAAGAGTAGCAGCAAAAAGTAGCAGTGAACCGAACCGCGGAGAACAAGTTTTGGAACCAGGACAAAAGATCCGATTAGAGGCAAAAGGATTTCAGCGTACTTTTCTGACTTCTGCAGAACAAAAGGAACTTGGATTCAAATTTTCAGAACTTCAAGTAGATGAAATTCCTAGAAATTCCGAAAAATCTTTCTCCAATAAGGACGATCTATTTAACGAATATCAAAGGTTGGAAAGGGTTATACTATCCAACGGTGAGAGGTTAGAAGGTGTGATCGTTGACATGGACGAAAATTTTATGTATTTGCAAACTCTTGAAAAGGAAATAAAAATCCAAAGAGATTCGGTAATGGAGGTGATTCAACTTCGCTAA
- a CDS encoding DNA-methyltransferase, producing MKEILVPETSHILYNSDSRKMDKLSDESINLVVTSPPYPMVGMWDDLFKNWDKKTKSALSKNLGNDAFEAMHLQLDKVWKECFRVLKEGGILLVNIGDATRSVGGEFCLFSNHSRILWACRNFGFTSLPDILWRKQTNSPTKFMGSGMFPVGAYVTYEHEYILVFRKGGLRKYSKSEMEIRRNSAFFWEERNIWFSDIWDLKGERQIFKDVGASRERTAAFPVDFAYRLVNMFSIKGDTVLDPFLGTGTTSLAALLSSRNSIGYDLDLGILEIARKKLLSAVNVSSKILQNRLQSHLDFVSNRKKQKKQILHKNKYYGFPVITSQETELTFESVDSSHESEHFSLKARYSRFNLQNSSKK from the coding sequence ATGAAGGAAATACTCGTTCCGGAAACTTCTCATATATTATATAATTCCGATTCGAGAAAAATGGATAAGCTTTCGGATGAAAGTATCAATCTTGTAGTAACTTCGCCACCTTACCCCATGGTTGGAATGTGGGACGATCTCTTCAAAAACTGGGACAAAAAGACTAAGAGCGCTCTTTCCAAAAACCTGGGAAACGATGCGTTTGAGGCAATGCATTTACAACTGGATAAGGTCTGGAAAGAATGCTTTCGCGTCTTGAAAGAGGGTGGGATCCTGCTTGTAAACATAGGCGACGCTACTCGAAGTGTCGGAGGTGAATTCTGTCTGTTTTCGAATCATTCCAGGATTTTATGGGCTTGTCGTAACTTCGGCTTTACTTCATTGCCAGATATTCTTTGGAGAAAACAGACTAATTCCCCTACTAAATTTATGGGCTCCGGAATGTTTCCAGTGGGCGCCTATGTTACCTATGAGCATGAGTATATTTTGGTCTTTCGAAAAGGTGGATTAAGAAAGTATTCTAAATCGGAGATGGAGATCCGACGAAATAGCGCCTTCTTCTGGGAAGAAAGGAATATCTGGTTCTCGGATATCTGGGATCTAAAAGGAGAAAGACAAATTTTTAAGGATGTAGGAGCTTCTCGGGAAAGGACGGCGGCATTTCCTGTGGATTTCGCCTATCGATTGGTGAACATGTTTTCCATAAAGGGTGATACGGTCTTGGACCCATTTTTAGGAACTGGAACTACGTCGCTTGCTGCACTTCTTTCTTCTAGAAATAGTATTGGATATGATCTCGATCTTGGAATTCTTGAAATTGCCAGGAAAAAGCTTCTCAGTGCTGTGAATGTCTCGTCGAAGATACTACAAAACAGATTACAAAGCCATCTTGACTTCGTTTCGAATCGGAAGAAGCAAAAGAAGCAGATTTTGCATAAAAATAAGTACTACGGATTTCCAGTTATTACTTCTCAGGAGACAGAATTGACTTTTGAATCTGTAGATTCATCACATGAAAGTGAACATTTTTCCTTGAAAGCTCGTTATTCTCGATTTAATCTGCAAAATTCTTCCAAAAAGTAA
- a CDS encoding FecR domain-containing protein, whose protein sequence is MKYRVFILVLTIFFTLPTSLFSEQEIAIVLFVVGDVSGTQNGKKVNLRKNSILKKQDDVETKDGKVDLQIGPSVVVRIASYTKVKISELSSDKKANKSKLELISGKVFARVDKGSKKEDFTISAPSYNAGVRGTQFVVCEENETQRKENSDNEDSDVPNGIFVKEGEVGVTTENGQNFPLKRDEEVVVSPQGLLKQPLEEFMREKMKILDGFKKIMEENYKILRDQKLQNQELLNQTKQDI, encoded by the coding sequence ATGAAATATCGCGTATTTATATTGGTATTAACAATTTTCTTTACTCTACCCACTTCTTTGTTTTCGGAACAAGAAATTGCGATCGTATTGTTCGTTGTGGGGGATGTTTCAGGAACGCAAAACGGGAAGAAAGTAAATCTCAGGAAGAATTCGATTTTAAAGAAGCAGGATGATGTCGAAACAAAAGATGGAAAAGTTGATCTTCAAATTGGCCCTTCAGTTGTGGTTCGTATCGCTTCTTATACAAAAGTGAAGATTTCCGAACTAAGTTCAGACAAAAAGGCAAATAAATCAAAGTTAGAGTTGATTTCCGGCAAAGTTTTTGCCCGAGTTGATAAGGGTTCTAAAAAAGAAGATTTTACAATTTCCGCCCCTTCTTACAATGCGGGTGTTCGAGGAACGCAATTTGTAGTTTGTGAAGAAAATGAAACGCAGCGCAAGGAAAACTCCGATAATGAAGATTCGGATGTGCCAAATGGAATCTTTGTGAAAGAGGGGGAAGTCGGAGTTACTACAGAAAATGGACAAAATTTTCCACTAAAGCGAGATGAAGAAGTTGTAGTATCTCCTCAAGGTCTTCTGAAGCAGCCTTTAGAGGAATTTATGCGTGAGAAAATGAAAATATTAGATGGCTTTAAGAAGATAATGGAAGAGAATTATAAAATTCTCCGGGATCAAAAACTTCAGAATCAAGAATTATTAAATCAAACCAAGCAAGATATATAA
- a CDS encoding DUF1564 family protein: protein MNSTVFLHEKLKQKIKIVKNPYPSTALIPERLWRKVPIDCRRNFPRYLRRLQEKYSLLIQSQRYMGRNPLRTSFQEKGQNLVRHSYRPKEDNYQELRNMALAHGVSMNYIIVLMIHWEFLQIDERILSHFWRNRKPPTSKIIDIRRVLNLETGEVRIILIGWPRKFILERGSPSHWG from the coding sequence ATGAACTCTACCGTTTTCCTTCATGAGAAACTTAAACAGAAGATAAAGATTGTTAAAAATCCTTATCCTTCTACGGCATTGATTCCGGAAAGGCTTTGGAGAAAAGTTCCGATTGATTGCAGACGAAACTTTCCTCGATATTTAAGGCGTTTGCAAGAGAAGTATAGTCTGTTGATTCAATCCCAAAGATATATGGGAAGGAATCCTCTGAGAACATCCTTTCAAGAAAAAGGCCAGAATCTGGTCCGCCATAGTTATCGCCCGAAAGAAGATAATTACCAAGAGCTGAGAAATATGGCTCTCGCACACGGTGTTTCGATGAATTATATAATTGTGTTAATGATTCATTGGGAATTTCTTCAAATAGATGAAAGAATTCTTTCTCACTTTTGGCGTAATCGAAAACCACCAACTTCAAAGATTATAGACATTCGTCGTGTTTTGAACTTAGAAACCGGAGAGGTTCGCATTATTCTTATAGGATGGCCTCGAAAATTCATTCTTGAAAGAGGATCTCCTTCTCATTGGGGCTAA
- a CDS encoding ArsR/SmtB family transcription factor: MSLKDMSLERESVETYSDSIVVPFSAGIGSFQDRDILLAIKALSDETRIRVLRILSIVPLNVQEITEVLEMGQSRISRHLKILADAGFLTSQREGSWVYYSPRVSSDHSQDFSARFHELLLDFEKNLPYSEQDLAKIKDILKQRDLKRSKYFDDVAQNWESIQSDVLDPILYRNKILDLLPEHSCRILDLGCGPGGLIPYLLMKSQEVIGIDSSEKMIKEAKDSFLNNSQVHFLTSEIETLPQNLIQSADSVVASMVLHHLSNPPQAMKEIHKVLKDDGVFIIVDLKKHNQEIMRDNFADLWLGFESELLSDWLNHAGFNLESIEEVESQKYFKVLIIKAKKRGGL; encoded by the coding sequence ATGTCGCTAAAGGATATGTCATTAGAAAGAGAATCTGTCGAAACTTACTCTGATTCTATTGTCGTACCATTTTCTGCTGGAATAGGATCTTTTCAGGACCGGGATATTCTACTCGCGATAAAAGCATTATCAGACGAAACCCGCATTCGCGTTCTTCGGATACTTTCTATTGTACCTCTCAATGTTCAGGAGATAACAGAAGTGCTGGAGATGGGTCAGTCTCGGATCTCTAGGCATCTAAAGATCTTGGCAGATGCAGGATTTTTGACATCTCAGCGCGAGGGTTCTTGGGTTTATTATAGTCCTCGGGTCTCCAGCGATCATTCACAGGATTTTTCTGCAAGATTTCATGAACTTCTTCTGGATTTTGAAAAAAATCTTCCATATTCAGAGCAAGATTTAGCTAAAATTAAAGATATCCTTAAACAAAGAGATTTGAAAAGATCAAAGTACTTTGATGATGTTGCACAGAATTGGGAAAGCATCCAAAGTGATGTTTTGGATCCGATTTTATATCGAAACAAGATCCTTGATTTACTTCCGGAACATTCTTGTCGGATCTTAGACCTTGGCTGTGGCCCTGGGGGTTTAATCCCTTACTTATTGATGAAGAGCCAGGAAGTTATTGGAATTGATTCTTCCGAAAAGATGATCAAAGAGGCGAAAGACTCCTTTTTAAATAATTCCCAAGTCCATTTCCTCACTTCTGAGATTGAAACCCTTCCTCAAAATTTGATTCAATCCGCAGATTCTGTCGTAGCTTCGATGGTCTTACACCATCTTTCCAATCCGCCTCAGGCTATGAAAGAAATACATAAAGTTTTAAAGGATGATGGTGTTTTCATCATCGTAGATCTAAAGAAACACAACCAGGAAATCATGCGCGATAATTTCGCTGACTTATGGCTCGGATTTGAGTCGGAACTTCTATCGGATTGGTTGAATCACGCCGGTTTCAACCTTGAATCCATCGAAGAAGTAGAATCACAGAAATACTTCAAAGTATTAATAATTAAAGCTAAGAAAAGAGGAGGACTTTAA